GTCATGTATAGCTTAGTATGGTGTCCACACCATGTTATAGGAACATTCCTTGCTACTGGTGGAAAGACATTTACTTTACAGAAGATTGCCACAAAAAAGTAAAACTGGTCATTTAGTGCTCAAAGTGTTccatccctctgttattcctcctggaaatgtatgagtaATTTGACAGCAGTGTTTAGATCTATGTCCCTACAGTCTGACACTTTCATCCCTGTGTGTAGGGACATACCTCATTGACAAGGGAAATGGGAACACTCAGTTGTCAATTTGTTCATACATTACAAGGAGGAATATAAGGGGAACATCACAATTTACAGTTGTGAGAAAGGAATTACAAGCCTCTGTCGCTGCCtctattgaaaacaataggagactcCAGCtgcaatttggtgctgattttgaggaagaatctgccttaaaatctTCCTCGATTacgctatgtgaacataccctaaggccccCACAGGCCGGAACCGCCTTgccaaagcgctgcggaaacaaCCACGgcatgaacacattgcggttgttcctgcagcactttgaacagaaagttcacagagttttcctccatggactttctgttacaattatatttatgggaaagccaccggcgtttccgaagatataattgacatgctgcggttttcaaaaccgcatcggttttgaaaatcgcagtgtgtccgtgctgtcatttttttccgcaaagtgggcatgggattcgcatgaatcccaaccACTTGGCAAGTACTGTACAgctctgcgatttttcccgcggtttttccgccgtggccaaatcgcggcgtttccggcctaaagctgaggccccacgttgcggaaacacagctttttttgttgcagattttattgcagttttttgagccaaagcaagaatggctacaaaaggaatgggatatatataggaagcttctaagggtccattcccacgatgtaacgcggcgctgattctgtcaCATAACCTCGTGGGAGGCTTtttagcccattgatttcaatgtattacgcgtgctaaacggaacccattgaagtcagtgggattctgtgttgcagcgctgactctgacacgagtttacgtgtcagaatcagcgcctcgttacatcgtgggaacagaCCCTTTACTTTGCCCCACTGCTtaatccatttctggctttggctcaaaaaaccgcaacaaaatctgcagcaaaaaaagctgcgtttctgcaaggtGGGCTTCAGCCTGAAGGGGAGTATTGTTACAATGtgacatgactagggttgagccgatcttgacttttcaggatcgattttgaaatccgatttccgattatttttcattcgaacccgatcttgatcccaattccaatcccaatgcaagtcaatgggattttttttattaatcagagatcggattttaaaaacaatcctattcactgtacagcatggaatctaacaattgaacgctttaattgttagaatccacgctgtgtagtgatttttttttttaatcactaagtagccagaggattttttttaatcctctggctacttagtcccccctggtgtccacttacctgcagagatggctggtccggtgcccggtgttctcattcttcttcgcctcgctgccccctgcctcccaggttaagagagtgtgggtgGATACAAGGCGGCGAGACGTgacatttcccctcccagtacccgcccacactctcctaagccacaagccccgccttcttcctagctttttaacactaacctgggaggcaggggcagcgaggcgaagaagaaggagaacaccgggcaccggaccagccatctctgcaggtaagtagctactagagatgttagctagtctcccattagaataaatggatgcagccgacgcgcagggggttaaggctgtgtgccggctgcttccattcattcctatggaaccgcagcagagccttcacactgagtatacactctgctcagaatgagcggagtgtatactcagtatgaaggctaacattgttagcttttcccacaatgcttggccagtagcaaataatcaccgatctcgatcccacctaaggAGATcgggttcggaattccgatcgcgatcgtgaaattttcttgatcgacgATCGAAATCcattcttttccgaacacgatcgctcatgCCTAGACATGACTTTATGATTTCTGCGGATTATACCAACGATCCCTGGAAGGAAATCCCATAAAACCAGAAGGCAATACCTTTTGGACTGTTTTAATCACCTTACATGCGTCCCTCCAAAATGAGCAAGTGTTACAACTGATGTAAAAACTACTCTCATAGGAAAGCACGGGGTGAGCTCTGGCATCAGTTTATCTCTGATGTTCCTTTATGACAGACGAGTGAAGAATCAGTGAAAGGCCCTATATATGAGACTGAGCCTCAATTGGTATAAAGAGTAGGGAGATATGGTTGGTAGTGCCAGTAACACAAGCATAATGTTTCCCATATTAAGCTTTGTGCATCATTTCTGGCAGAGtctgacatacacaaacaaccaGAGTAAAGCCAAGGAACAGTATTAAGTTTCGAATGTGCCTTGTACATGAAACGCTCTGCAAATAAACAAGGCGAAAGTCGGAAATATTGAAGGAATGTAAAGTAACCGGAAAACAGAGTTTGTGATACATTGAAACGTTTTCACAATGCATCCTCTTATATGTGTCCAATACCCACACACCTACATGTACTCTGAGGAAATCTGGGCAAGGAAAAGCTGGAGGGGGCCACTAAGCAGTCGCTTCTCCCCCTGGTCGGATCTTTTTATCACACTTACCCCTAAGAGGCTGAAGCATTTCAGAGTACAATATAGTTCTGTATCTCTTCAGTGGCAAATAGTTGATATATGACATATGAATGTAAGCCCTAGTTTGTAAGATCGCAGGCTGTGGCAACGAGTTCTGAACTTTGGCTGTTGCGCGGGAGATGCGCTGCCCTCCACCAAAGAACCCATcctcttatgccctgttcacatctgcttttgtattccgtccggggagagtccgcatacagaccactgaacggaataccaaacgcaattgcaagcactgtgcagtaaaagcacatggaccccatagactataatggggtccgtgtgcttgcagcacactgcccgcatgaatcaagggggagttcacacggagtaacatgccgcgtgatgtggcacgtatacgccgtgtgagattttgagcgccgtatatgctcccattgatttcagtcggagcctggatcgtatacgctgcgctattttgcggccgcaaaatagcgcagcgtatacaagactaactcccattgaaatctatgggagcgaatacggcgctcaaaatctcacacggcgtatacgtgccaggtcacgcggctcgttactccatgtgaatgcacccttaatctaGAATATCCTAATAGGAAAGTGAGATGTCTAAACTAGACAGTCCCTTTAAGCCCACATTTCCATTTTCAGCGCAGCCTTATTTCTAGAGCTCCGGCCTCATTTCCTTCTCTTTTGGCTTTCATGAGTTACTGATGAATATTCCTGCGGATTTGTCGGCTTCTCTTTGATCTCTGTGTTTGAAGGCAATTTATAAGGATTAGAGAAAGAAAGCAGCGCATAGACTTCCTGTATTGACTACAGTACAGCGCCGCCCTCCACGATCGCTTATGTACAAAGTCCTCGATATATGAGGAGGAAATATAAAGCTCTGAGAACAGGAGACGTCGCTACGCTCAGCAGAGGGAACTTCAGACTCTCCAGTGAGTGACGTAATGTAACATTGGCGATTTGTAGGCACCATGCATTGGTGAATCCACTACCATTGGTCTACCTCCTTGTGGTTGAGCTATGGTAGTCCTAGACCCGGGGTCACCAACCTTagccactccagctgttgtgaaactacaactcccagcatggataAAAGTGATTATAGCATGCCTGGGGGTTATAGTTTCATAACAGCAAGAGTGCTAAGGGCTGCTGACCCTGCTGCGGGACGTTTTTACTAGTGATAGCTCATCAGTATCGGATCTGTTGGGGGCCAACATTGGAACCTGCACAGACCAGCTGACCCTGCAGCCTCCAGGCACTGCAAGCTATAGCAATGAACAAAGAGGGGACCAGTCACTCTTATACCTGTATAGCGGTGACGCTGGGGGAACGGCACACAGCTTTGCATATCTATTTTCAGTCCTCATAAAAGGTGCTATAAGCAGATAAGTGAGTGTTCTTGTTTGTTTTCTGATTATAGGACCTTTTATACAGGACACTGTCCATTTCCTATCAACGCTTATTCAGCTGATTTATTCACTTTGGTCAAAGGGCTTTAAAGGCATATTATCACCAGAACAATCCTATAGAGCTATAAGCAAGGTCACATAGCTGGAGTTAACACACTTTTTTCTGCTTCCTGATTTCTGCCTCAGTTGTTgaggcattaaagggatcctatcattcaaacacattttttttctcactaacaagtcagaatagccttaagaaaaggctattcttttcctatctTTCGATGTCTTTTCCGTGTCGCCGTTTGcatgaaatcccggtttttgtcggtatgcaaatgagttctctcgcagcactgggggcgtccacaatgctgcgagagaactctccagcgacgcctccatcttcttcaggaacgtcatcttTACACGTTTCCTttcggcgcaggcggtcaaacttgtaggtttGACACCTGAGGACCCCCCcccatcagctgttctcagcagccactGTACAGAGGGGAGAGACGGGACAACTTTACTATTTTTCAAAGCTGTAAACTTCCCCTGGGCCTTTGGCCATATTACCCTCTTACTTCTATGCACATGGTTTGGCTCCCATAATTCGTTTTGGTATCCAATAACTGATGAAGGTCTCTCTGAGACAAAATGTTTCATGCCTGGATATAATACAATAAGTGTTATTCACAAAAGCATTTGAGAGTACCAGAGTTTACCTTTCATTATTGTTATTTAcatacaaactacatttcccatgattcatcttcctGCCCTCAGTCTCTGGGTTTTCTGCCCACAAGGGGAAGGGAGAGAATGAGCTTGCATGCGAAatatcacagcatcatgtgacctcagatgtaggAGTGATTTGTTACTTGATTTTTTTGCAGGGGAGAGTGGaaaagggaggggtacacagagagtgagagcaggcagatgaatcatgggaattgtagtttgtcacattgcatgtaaataactgggatacaaggagcagcaagtaaaatcaaGCCAAGCAAAGGCAGCACAAGAGATCAGTGAGGATATAGTACTGTTGTGGGAGTATTTGCAAATAATATTTGTAAGCTAAATAACCTCTTTATTGCTGATTTTAGGTTAAATTTAGGTAAGTTTAAGGTTATACATTTTGGTACATGAATACACCCACTATATATAATGTGAATTGATCACTATTgggtaagactaggttcacatctacgtcggAGCCTCTTACGCAGATCCTAATAAAAATCCTGGATGGAGAATGATGATAAACTAAATTATAGCATGTAATGCCATTCATTAAAAGCCAACAAGACGTTGTGGACACAATATTTAATCACATTCTTTATTTCTTTATGAACACCAGAGAGAACAATGGCCAATTTTAAAGGACATGCCCTGCCGGGGAGCTTCTTCCTCATATTTGGTCTTTGGTGGTCGGTGAAGTACCCGCTGAAGTATGCCTGCAGGAAAAATAAGAAGGTTTGTTTCTTTGGCTCAAAGATTGGATTTCAGCGTGTGGAAATCATAGAAGGAGCGGTGAAGGCAATCTTTGCTTTAATAGGTAAGCGCTTCTATTGTGTTTCCTCTGCCTGGTTTCTACATAAGGACATTTTATGTGTCAGGTTGACCATTTGTACTTATACAATAATGGTTGTCAGTGTTCCAAGGACAGATTTCCAGCCATTTTATGCTTGGCTGGATTTATACATTGCAGACACAATGGGGGGAGTTGTTGGGGATGGTTTGTTCTGACAAATTTACTTTAATAACTCCCAAAAACCGGTGTgacttatacctgaaatctatgccagtctctGAATGGCATATAGGGTTGTGGACTTGGAGTCAGGACCAATTTTGGTTGGTGTGACAAAAAGGTAGTGGATTCTCGCTTCCAAATAAAATCATTAATTATTCTgaattattttatacaatttttattattgtataatattaAATTCTGCATTGGTTTACATGGGTAGCCTCttattctgttttcctacaacttccATGATGACTTGCACTTCATTCAGAAGTGGCTCACACCACTTCCcttctcactccctccctcccccttcctctcactccttccccctccctgtttcccatagctagcccgcccactatTAGCTCATCCTAACTAATTCAGGCACCTATAGATATTTGGTAAACCAAGTAATTTagaaaataggggggggggggacaacacctttaatctgatgtatagtttgttatatatttacttttataggaattcaatcacttgtttttttgtgcattacaagatctttactgcttctgtctgaccatggctgccaAGCTGGGGTCGGAGGCTATAACGTTACGTCTGCTGTTTTACTCCTAATTAGCCTAATCCTTGTTCCTTCCAGGAATCTTAGCAGAACAGTTTGTGCCAGACGGACCTCATCTCAGACTATACAACCATGAGGAGAAGCAGTGGAGCCATCTCATGAACTGGCAGCACTCCACCATGTATTTCTTCTATGGGATCTCAGGCGTGGTTGACATCATCACTCACACCACCAAAGCCGTACCTGTAGCTATGGACAGACTGATGCTTGCAATCGCCATCTTTGTGGAAGGTATTCACTACGTTTATATTGCAGTGATATTTACATTCTGCTTCCTACTTGACAACTTTTTAGAGGTGACATCTGGAAACGCCTCTAATATACGACACTTGAATCGCAATTTGTACCCCCTTCAGCAACTGCAGAATAAACACAGGCCCCACACCCGGCCCCCTAAATACATACAGGCCTCCTGAACTAATACAGGTCCATAAATAAAGATTCTACCAGACAACCCTAGAAAACCCAAAGCAAAACCAAACCAGGTTGCTAAACATACAGACCATAAAAATGCAGATACCATACCAGATAATCTAAAAATGACATACCCTAGAGCGAACCAtcttaaaaataaatatagaccTCAACATTACCACCTGAAAAAGATCCCCCTAAAGAAAGACAGACTTCGGAGTAGAACCCCTTAATATGAATCCAGACTAGATACCCCTAAAatacagacccagacacctcatTTACAGATCCCAGACAAATCCCCATGCCCCTTTTTTTAGATTCTTTTCCAGACCACCAAACTACCCCTTTACAGACCAGATGTTCAGGTACTCACCTCTCCACCCCTGGGGACCACTGCAGACAGCGCCCTGATGTCTAGGGGTTCCAGAGGGTTGTTTGTGGTGGCTCTCTGAGGTgtaccaaggagaggtgagtatgtagGGCATATGGGGGATTTGGCAAATTTGCACATACAGTAATGTTAGTGAAATGTTCTTTGTTATTCTTATTTCAGGATTCCTATTTTATTACCACGTTCACGGCAGACCAGACCTAGATTTACACATTCACACACTCCTCCTATTTGCAGTTTTTGGGGGAGCTCTGTGCACTTTTCTGGAGGTCTTCTTCCGGGGTAACATTATACTTGAATTGTTCAGGTCAAGCGTGTGTATCTTACAAGGCAGCTGGTTCTGGCAGGTAAGTGAAGACCCTGATGttctgaaatctctgcttttATTTGAATATACAGGCAAATGCTCCGTTTGATATTGAAGTATTCTAAGAGGTTGTCTCATGAACCCTTTGTAGATTCACCCCCTGCAGCTTCTAGCCCACCTCTGAAACCCCTGCAAGCAGCTTATTATGTTGGTGGATGGTAAAATCCAGGTTGATCAAAGGAGATTCAAAGATGTCCATAGCCTTTAATCTGACAGCTGGCACTAGGGGCACATCTGGCCTAGCACTAGTTTCTGGCATGGAACATAACAATTATGTAGAATTTCATTTAGCTAGAAGTTGAAGTGGCATAATATTATGGCCAGACAGTGCCAAAAACAATGCCTTAATAACACTGAATATTATAGGTCTCAGCTGCATATCATTTTTTGTCCCTTTTGGTTGCAGAgtagttttaaagggatcctatcattaaaatgcaattttttctgactgccacgtaggaatagccttaagaaaggctatttgtctcctacctttagatgtcttctccgcgccgccgttcggtagaaatcccagttttcttcggtatgcaaatgacttctcttgtagcactggggacggtctccatcgctcaaacagcactgggggcgtccccaatgccgcaagagaactctccagctatgCCTCCATATtcatctggaacagcctctccctgcgtcttcttttgGTGCTGGGGTCAAActgctacgcatgcgcagtcgactctgccatcgggcctcgggcagtgccgattgcacatgcccgcggccattttattgtggccgcttacgctctgtactccgttgaactacaggagcgtactgcacatgtgaAGTACgctcgcataagcggccacaaaaaaatggccgtgggcatgtgcagccagctctgcccaaggcccgatgacagagttgactgcgcatgcgtagaagtttgaccccagagccggaagaagacacagggagcggctgttccagacaaagatggaagtggtgctggagatttctcttgcagcattggggacgcccccagtgctgtttgagcgctggggaccacccccagtgctgcgagagaactcatttacataccgaagaaaagcgggatttctaccgaacggcggcgcggagaagacatctaaagttagcaCAAGAATAGATTttctgaagagctacagtaacagcactgatagctcttcccccAGGATACAACACAggataacgggaaagccgacagcgtgctgaattcagtgcactgtcggctttctagcagtatataaaaccaagtgtgcccgaggacatgaaaggtcctcttcaaatgtAGAGAGTAATATGGAAAATAACAAAtatgtaaacaattttttttaaaaaaatatatgttttttaacataaaaacttggttaaaaaaaatgtttgctaTATTCCCTTTTAAAACTTGTGTATAGGATATAAGTGTTTCTGGATACGATATAAGTGCTGGCACTGCCTCCATCTAAAGAGAACCAGATACCTGTGTAACTGCTCAGATTCTGGATTCAATACACGGATGTGCAGCGTATTTCTGGTTGGAGTTTGCATTCTCCATGGTACCGTGTATACATGAATATGGGTTATGCTGCTATACCTGCAGCAAGTAACTGAATGATCAATAATCCTAGTTTATTTATTAAACTTACATATAACAATgtaattataatattaatatacagtattttttataaatattcTGATTTGTGGGCAAAAGCCTGAACTTGTATGTCCAAGGATGTAGAGCTCTGCTGCCCTCTTGTGGTCACAGTTGAATTTGCACTAACCTATATTAAACTATGACAAAGTGAAGCAAAACACTTCaagcataaaaatgttatttctttgttttccaTATGGAATATGCCCCATCTGTAATGTAAAGCTCCGTCTTCATAGGGATCTTATGAActgtcaatgtagaagtggcttCACAAGACAATACATTCCTAGCTGATAGATTGCTACAGTGGACCAATGTAaaataatactgtataccataTAAATTCCCGTATGAAGCATTTATGGCACATCTACATTCCTCCATCCATCTCCCTCCTGGTGGGAAGGCCTCCGGCCACCGTGTAATGGAGCATTATGTGAATAAACGTATATAGTTTCCATGGTGGCCAATGTGGATAAGTATAAAGCTATGTTCTGCTTAAATAACAAAGTACTTTCTGAATTCCTTGCAGATTGGATTTGTGCTGTTTCCCCCCGGAGGTGGAGCAGAGTGGAACCAGCATGACCACGGCAATGTCATGTTCATTACAATGTGCTACTGTTGGCACTACGCCTTTGCACTCTTGATTGTTGGTGTGAATTATGGCATTATAATGTGGTATGTAATACTGTGTTCCCTTATATTAAGGATAAAGATACAGTATGCTAGAAATGTATGTTTTATCAAATTTCTAAAAGCAGGGAATAATTGAAGGTTTCACGTGGCTGCAACATGGACATCCAGTATCCTAGTTCAGGCTAATAAGGTTATGGTGCTATAACCTTactatattatgttatataaccttactatattatattactataaccttactatattatattatataaccttactatattatattactatacccttactatattatattatataaccttactatattatattactataaccttactatattatattatataaccttactatattatattatataaccttactatattatattactataaccttactatattatattatataaccttactatattatattactatacccttactaccgtatatactcgagtataagccgaggcccctaattttaccacaaaaaactgggaaaacttattgactccagtataagccgaggggggaaaagcagcagctactggaaaatttcaaaaattaaaatggtcggagtttttgggtgcagtaggtgctggggaaggggagggggtgttttggttgtctgtctgccccttccttgagcttgagggctgagttttttttcccccacttggaattcagcctggctgactataggggatctgcagtgctcctattaaccccttcctgatggaacaggagcactgcagatcccctatattcagtagaccgggcactgtcagacacagggatacctaatgtgtatgtgtgtcacagtcattttctacttttatatgtattctagggaaaggagggatttagaaattttatttactttattttttttttaagcttcttttttttcactattttatgggagattctatacattactattgcgactggtcatacacccccctcccctccccatttTTTgcttgactagagtataagccgaggggggctttttcagcacaagaactgtgctgaaaaattcagcttatactcgagtatatacggtatattatattactagaaccttactatattatattactataacaTTAACCGCAGGTGATCTGAGTTTGTTTCACTAGAACCACAGACAGGTGTTGTGGCCATAACATGGATGCTAAGTTGTAGCCAGAGTGCAGCCACATGACATCGATTTTTCACCATTTGGTATTTCCTTACATATTAGGGCACTGATATGTATGCAGTTCACTGGCAACTACAGTATGAAAGGTTTATATCACAGCACATACATATAATACTAAGAATGCAATGTATCCATAAGGGGAACAATCCGACTCTTCCCCTGACCTTCTTAGTGGTGATTCACAGGCCGttgtgtat
This sequence is a window from Leptodactylus fuscus isolate aLepFus1 chromosome 2, aLepFus1.hap2, whole genome shotgun sequence. Protein-coding genes within it:
- the TMEM45A gene encoding transmembrane protein 45A, with amino-acid sequence MANFKGHALPGSFFLIFGLWWSVKYPLKYACRKNKKVCFFGSKIGFQRVEIIEGAVKAIFALIGILAEQFVPDGPHLRLYNHEEKQWSHLMNWQHSTMYFFYGISGVVDIITHTTKAVPVAMDRLMLAIAIFVEGFLFYYHVHGRPDLDLHIHTLLLFAVFGGALCTFLEVFFRGNIILELFRSSVCILQGSWFWQIGFVLFPPGGGAEWNQHDHGNVMFITMCYCWHYAFALLIVGVNYGIIMWVVNKKLKSAQAMEMELLKSRQGDQDSEDDI